A region of Candidatus Hydrogenedentota bacterium DNA encodes the following proteins:
- the aroF gene encoding 3-deoxy-7-phosphoheptulonate synthase has protein sequence RILRKAGKNYEMPIVTEATTPEQVPIVAQYAHMIQIGARNMQNYGLLRAAGKTQKPVLLKRGMMSTINEFLMSAEYILSEGNPNVILCERGIRTFETETRNTLDIQAVPVIKLHSHLPVIVDPSHAAGRWDIVIPMACAAVAAGADGIMVEVHDHPEQALSDGQQSLRPSKFAQLMEAIRPLLGVMGKVVS, from the coding sequence CCGTATCCTGCGCAAAGCGGGGAAAAACTATGAGATGCCCATTGTCACCGAAGCGACGACACCGGAACAGGTACCGATCGTGGCGCAATATGCGCATATGATTCAAATCGGCGCGCGCAACATGCAAAATTACGGGCTCCTCCGTGCGGCAGGCAAGACACAAAAGCCCGTCCTTTTAAAACGGGGCATGATGTCCACTATCAATGAATTTCTCATGTCTGCCGAATATATCCTTTCCGAGGGCAACCCCAACGTTATTCTGTGTGAACGGGGCATTCGCACCTTTGAAACCGAGACGCGCAACACCTTGGACATCCAAGCGGTGCCTGTCATAAAACTTCACAGCCATCTTCCGGTGATTGTTGATCCAAGCCATGCAGCGGGACGCTGGGATATTGTAATTCCCATGGCGTGTGCCGCCGTGGCTGCCGGTGCTGACGGTATTATGGTCGAGGTACATGATCACCCTGAACAGGCGCTCTCCGACGGACAACAGTCGCTGCGCCCGTCAAAATTTGCCCAGCTTATGGAAGCGATTCGACCGCTCCTTGGCGTGATGGGTAAAGTTGTCAGTTGA